Proteins from a genomic interval of Paenibacillus sp. FSL R5-0623:
- a CDS encoding DUF1643 domain-containing protein, whose protein sequence is MNTGTLSEIPLKKFYRKERNYMTIIQEAKIQSKVIFSKDKRHRYLLERVWDNEKKKATVIMINPSFADELKTDVSVCKLMNFLIDNDFGTLRIVNLYAFISTDPSALSNNSEAVGELNDQYIESSIADTDLIIIGWGIEKSKYTKRKAYIRNLLKKTNIEIKGFIDNEERIGRHPSRINQFILSDYPLE, encoded by the coding sequence ATGAATACAGGAACGTTATCGGAAATACCACTAAAGAAGTTTTATAGAAAGGAACGAAATTATATGACAATAATTCAAGAAGCTAAAATACAATCAAAAGTGATTTTTTCAAAAGACAAAAGGCACAGATACTTGCTTGAGAGAGTTTGGGACAATGAGAAGAAAAAAGCGACTGTGATTATGATTAATCCGAGCTTTGCAGATGAATTAAAAACGGATGTGAGTGTTTGTAAATTGATGAATTTTCTAATAGATAATGATTTTGGGACACTTAGGATAGTAAACTTATATGCATTTATTTCAACAGACCCTTCTGCTTTATCGAACAATTCAGAGGCCGTAGGTGAATTAAATGATCAATATATTGAAAGTTCTATAGCAGATACTGACTTGATCATTATTGGTTGGGGAATTGAAAAATCAAAATACACCAAAAGAAAAGCATACATAAGGAATCTATTAAAGAAAACTAATATAGAAATTAAAGGATTCATTGATAATGAAGAGCGTATAGGGAGACATCCAAGTAGGATAAACCAATTTATATTGAGTGATTATCCTCTGGAGTAA
- a CDS encoding retropepsin-like aspartic protease — MNIEYRDGLLFTEITVHFNKQKKVISNIVIDTGASHSLISQDEVDEIGIQVSMDDEIITSYGIGGKEHSFSKRIEEIQVGDFILKDVYIDFTSFKYHNINGLLGLDILTEGEFAIDLKEFKLLRS, encoded by the coding sequence ATGAATATTGAATATAGAGACGGACTGTTATTTACGGAAATAACAGTCCATTTTAATAAGCAAAAGAAAGTGATATCGAACATTGTGATCGATACAGGAGCCAGTCACAGCTTGATTTCACAGGATGAAGTAGATGAGATTGGGATACAAGTGAGTATGGACGATGAAATCATAACCAGCTACGGGATTGGAGGTAAAGAGCATTCCTTCAGTAAGCGAATCGAGGAAATACAGGTAGGGGATTTTATTTTAAAGGATGTATACATAGATTTTACTTCATTTAAATATCACAACATTAACGGACTTTTGGGACTCGATATACTGACGGAAGGAGAATTTGCTATTGATCTAAAGGAATTTAAATTACTTCGTTCATAA
- a CDS encoding GntR family transcriptional regulator: MELHLYEQIYSYIVQEIKEGRLKEGDRVSSEKELAEKFGVSRITSKKALEKLADSGVIKRIQGKGSYVADGIIGGQEPKHYSEVRTTLIPEDDKRVIGFIIPNFSDEFGLQLLRSMEKRSAEHNYQLIIKRTCGDRDEEKRAIDLFIGLGIKGLIVTPIHGQHYNSELLRLVLDRFPIVLADRYLKGIPVCSVYTDNKKAAMDLTRHLISKGHKKIAFLSPPEENTSTLEERLLGYTFAFTQEGMNLNKNYVLTNLKGTLPKNINGTAIESDKETVKHFLKQHPDVKAFVASEFLIATMLAQVIHSMGKSLEEFEIVCFDSMNDHLGQPIFTHIKQDEKQMGELAVDMLISQLHGTAVPELNIIKHRMVVKNNG; encoded by the coding sequence GTGGAATTGCATTTATACGAGCAGATATATAGCTATATTGTACAAGAGATTAAAGAAGGTCGTTTAAAAGAAGGTGACCGGGTCTCTTCTGAAAAAGAGTTGGCTGAAAAATTTGGCGTCAGTCGTATAACATCTAAAAAGGCTCTGGAGAAATTGGCAGATTCTGGAGTTATTAAACGAATACAAGGAAAAGGTTCATATGTAGCCGATGGTATCATTGGAGGACAAGAACCGAAGCATTATTCAGAAGTAAGAACAACTTTGATTCCTGAGGACGATAAGCGGGTGATCGGGTTTATTATACCGAATTTTTCTGACGAGTTTGGCCTGCAACTTCTTAGATCGATGGAAAAGCGGAGTGCTGAGCATAATTATCAACTCATTATCAAGCGAACTTGCGGGGATCGGGATGAGGAAAAACGTGCGATCGACTTATTTATTGGTTTAGGCATCAAAGGATTAATCGTGACCCCCATTCATGGTCAACACTATAATTCTGAACTGCTTCGACTTGTATTAGATCGGTTTCCAATTGTTTTGGCCGATAGATATCTAAAAGGAATTCCGGTTTGTTCGGTATATACAGACAATAAGAAAGCAGCCATGGATCTTACACGTCATCTGATTAGCAAAGGTCATAAAAAAATTGCCTTTTTATCTCCGCCGGAAGAGAACACTTCAACATTGGAGGAAAGGCTGCTCGGATATACGTTTGCCTTCACCCAGGAAGGAATGAATTTGAACAAAAACTATGTATTGACGAACTTGAAGGGCACCCTTCCCAAGAACATAAATGGAACAGCGATTGAAAGTGATAAAGAAACAGTAAAGCACTTTTTGAAACAACACCCTGATGTAAAGGCGTTTGTCGCATCGGAATTTCTAATAGCTACCATGCTGGCTCAAGTCATCCACTCGATGGGGAAATCTCTGGAGGAATTCGAGATCGTTTGTTTCGACTCCATGAACGATCACCTGGGTCAACCCATCTTCACTCATATTAAGCAGGATGAGAAGCAGATGGGTGAATTGGCAGTGGATATGTTAATCTCTCAATTGCATGGAACAGCAGTTCCCGAGCTGAACATTATTAAACATCGTATGGTCGTGAAAAATAACGGGTAG